The region GTAAATTTATTGAATCCTCTTCAAATAACATCAAATAATTTAATTTTATTTGCTGAGTTTTTAAAACTAATGTATTACAGTAACGGTACCCCGGACTACTTTTTCTTTTTTTTCGGAAAATTTATATGTGGCAACATATAAATACCCGCCTGACATCACAAAGCTGCCTTTATATCTGCCTCTCCAGGCATTATCAATATCATTTGTTTCAAATATTAAATCGCCCCACTTGTTATAAATTTTCAAATTATAACTGGCTGGCAATGATCGTTGGGGAATTGCTTTAAAGGCCCCATCCATTCCTGGCTCACCGGCGATTATTGCATTTGGCCACAATAAATCATCGAGTATTTTAACCTCAACAGGATTCGATTTAACAATTACAGAATCGCCCAAGCTGGCTTCTATATGGTATCTCACAGCCGGATTACTTAGTGTTAAATCAAAAACAGAATAATCATCATATAAGATTGGCTCTGAACCGGCATCAAATATTGTCGTCTCACCGTTTGCCTGACGGTATAATTTATATTGAACATCGGTTTTTCCCAGCCCATTTGCCTGCAAACTAATATAATCGCCATTATCTGCGGCAGACAATACAATTGTATTAATCGTATCGGAATACACAGGATTAATACCACAGGTATTAAATGCAGCCACATAATAGTAAGTAATATTTGCTCCGTATCGTGATTCGCTAAAAGTATAAGGTCGGTTTTCAACATGAAACTCATCAACGGTATCAAAAACTGTCGCGGGGTCTATAGACCCCATAAGCAACAGATAATCTGTTACCATATCATCTGCATGTATTGCACCAGTAGTGATAAAATTTTCTGAGTTGCTCAGCGTTTCAATATATGGTTTTGATGGTTCTTCTGGTGTTGTAATAAGCACATTAACTGGGTTGGAAGATGAACTAAAACCATCTGGATCAATAGTCAGGCGGAATTGATAAGTTTCTTCCCGATTCAGGTTTTCAAAAGTATAGGAATTTATGGTGGTTTCGGCAACTCTGGAGTCAGTTAAGGAAATAGCTTTCAGTGTATAGGCAGGCTCTTCGGTTCCTGACGGAGCCTCATCGCTGTAGTAATCGTTCCACGAGAGACTCACACTGGCAGTGCACGAGTCATAATTTACTACTTGAAGTCTTATATTCCTGGAAAACTGATCTTCAATCTCTGATTTTAAAAACTCTCCATTGACAATAGAAAAAGCTACAAGGCCATACCCCTGAGTTTCATTTACAGGATCGGAAGAATAATCCATATAAAAAGTAGCATTTGCATTAAAAATTGTATCTGGGTTTGCATAACCTGACCCGGGTATCACATCTCTCACAATAAAACCGCTCGAATCAATATCATAGCCACTCCAGTCATATGGTTTCCAACCCAAAACACAATGATACACCCCATTAGCAGCAGTATCAACAGATATTGAATCAATTACAGGTGGTTCAATAACTGGCTGTCCTTTTAATAAATTGCCAAAAATGACAAAAAAAAGCAGAGCTAATACCAGTCGATTAAGCTTAATAATAAAACCAGATTTAAAAAAATTCACATCTAAATATTTCCTTAATACAATCACATTTAAAAATAACTATAAAATTCGTTGCTAGCTTCTCGATATTCTGCAATTAAAGTTTTCATAATGGACCTAACTGGTTGTATAACGGAAACCATCGAAGATGATTGCCCTATTTCCAATTCTCCCTCCTCCATATCACCATCAAAAATACCCCTTTTTGCACGCCCTTTGCCTAACAAATTTAAGAGGTGCTCTTTTGAAGCCCCCGTATTCTCCTGCTCCAAAACCATATTACAGAAATTGTTTTTTAGCATTCTGACCGGCGCAAGTTTTTTAAGGGCGAGTATGGTATCTCCTTCCTTAGCCTGGATTACGGCTTCTTTAAATTGAGCGCTGGCTGAAGACTCTTCGCTCGCAGCAAAAAGACTACCTATTTGCACCCCTTCGGCCCCAAGGTTTTGAACAGCCAAAATTGCACGACCACTTGCGATACCGCCAGCTGCAATAACCGGAATACTCACGCTTTGTTTGACAAGTTCCACTAAAGTAAGAGTTGTGGTTTCTTCTCTTCCATTATGTCCTCCAGCTTCAAACCCCTCTGCAACAACAGCATCCACACCTGCCTGCTCACTTTTAACGGCAAACTTAGCACTTGACACAACATGTGCTACCTTAATTCCATGATCTTTTAAAAGCTTTGTATATTTTTTCGGACTACCTGCTGATGTAAATACTATTGGTATCTGTTCACGAATAGCGATATTTATAAACTCTTCAGCATAAGAATAGAGCAATGGAATATTTACACCAAAATTTGTCACACCAGATGCTCTGATCTTTCGTATATGCTCAATTAGCAACTCCGGTCGCATAGAGCCTGCTCCTATAAGTCCCAGCCCGCCGGCACTTGAGACAGCAGCTGCCAAACGCCATCCACTACACCAAACCATCCCTCCCTGTACAACAGGGTAAGTTATATTAAACAATTTTGTAATTCGATTCATATGTTTATATTTAATTTTCAACGGTCATATGGAACCTCCTATTACCTATTTTACAGATTTTTAACTGTAATACTCCAAATAATCATGCGCGTGTGTGTTTAATGGTTAAACATGGAGGTTTCATATGTTTATTTTTAATTTTCAAAGGTCATTACATGTCCCGATACCAATTGGGATGGAACCTCCTATTCCCTGTTTTAAAGCTTTTTACCTGTAAAGTTCCAAATAATCATGCGCGTGCCTCGCTCCGCCGAAGCTATGCGAAGGCGCAACCTTGCTCCGCTGAAGCTTCGCGAAGGCGAAGTGTGTCAAAAGCTTTGTCATGGAGGTTTCATAATCTCAATTTAAAAAAATGAAAAAAAATATTCGATCATTGAAGTAAAAAATTGGTCTTTTTTGTTTAGCAATTATATTTGTAAACTAAATAATTGGCAGTCTGCAAAAAATAGGCACAATGTCCAACAAAATAAGAAAATATACACTTATGAAAAAAATAATTATTTTACTATTGGTTTTAGCTGCGCTTACAGCATGTAATAATGAGAAGAATAAAGGTGAATTTCCACCATACAAAATCAGCAAAACAAGTGCAGATAGCATAGTCGAAACCATTACCTATAAAGAATATTTAAAAGAGAAACGCAAAATAGACAGGTACAATAAATTATTATTGAAAGATCAGTATAAAGCAGAGGAAAAAGAAAAAAATGAAATAAAGGCTTTCACTAATCTAATTAAGAAAAAGAAAATAAATCATGAATTAGATTATCTGGGTATTCAAATATCCAAAGAAGAACAAGATAACTACATGTTTGGCAACAACATACATCCGGGAATTAAGCAAAACCCGGTGTTCAGAAATCCTAAAACTGGCAAATTTAACCCAGCGAGCGTACAACCTTTTATTAAAAAACTTGAAGAGGAAAAAGATTCCGACCCGTATTTCATGTGGACATACCAAATCAACAACATAAACAAGAATTTACGTCAGGAGAAATATGAATCACTTCTAAAGTCAGGTTTTTTCATAACAGAGGTCTACAGCGACTGGTTAACAAATCTTCTGGATAAAGAAGTAGCCATAAAAGCAATTACCCTTCCTTACAGTGATTATAACGACTCAGTAACACCAACTAACGAGGATTTCAAAAAGTTTTTAAACAAAAACAAAAACACATATCAAATAAATGAACGACGTTATTTAAGAGCTGCCTATATCCCTCCAAGGATCCATAAACATTTCCATGAAAAAGAATATAAATCATTTAAAAGATTAATAGAAAGCGGGCAATCATTTGAAAAAATCGCAAGCATGAGCCCACACATTAAGCGATACAGTTCTTTTTATTATAAAAACACGATTCCCCAAAAAATGCAAACCTTTTTTGAAAAAGGAAAACCTGGCGATGTTTTTGGCCCGTATTTCACAAAGAACTCTTTCAGAAGTATAAAAATTGAAAGCATTACTCATTTACCAGAAAAAGCCTGGGCTCATCATTTACTTTTAAGAAATTCTAGTTTTGATGAAGCAAATAAAGTCAAGGAACAATTTGAAAAAGAAATAAAGAAGGGAGAAAAATTCCTGGATATTGCAAAAAAGTATTCAAAAGAAAAGCCTAACAAAGCAGAATGGGGGGATACTGAGTGGTTTATGCATGCCGAAATGGAAAAAGATTTTAGTGACAGCACATTTTACAACCAACCAGGAGAGATTGTTTTAGCTAACACACGTTTTGGTTGGCACATTATTAAAATCTTTGATCACGATGCAGAAAGGAAAAGATACAATTTCACAGGATTATATCAACCTCTTTCACCAACAGAAAAAGACATTGAAGCTACTATGGAAGAGGCCCGGTCCTTTGCAGAAAACATAGAGAATCCGGAAGAATTTGATAGTAAGGCCGTAGCCAACAACTACATACTCGAAAACTATGAAGCAATGGCTTTAGATACCAAAATAAGAGACCTAAAAAATAGTCAACATTTATACAATTGGGCCTTTAATTCAAAAAAACATGCCATTTCAAATCCCTATAAAATCAATGGCAAAATATATGTATTTAAAATTGAAGCTATTGGAGAGCCAGGAACTATGCCTCTGCATGCAGCAAAAAATCTTATCGAACCCTTTGTAATTAAAGAAAAGGCCAAAGCATATGTAAAGCAGAAGTACAATGAAAACAGATGGGACACCTATCAATTGACAGAGGCCATTGAACGACTCAATATGAATGAGTATAATATAACAGGAATTAAATTTAGCCAAAACTCCCTGGCTAATGTAGGTGGTGAAACAGAAATGATTGGTTTGGCTTTAGCCCTTTCTAAAGGCGAAAGAACTAAATTAATATTTGGAAAAGAACATTTATATTCAATTGAAAAAACAGGAGAAAAGCCCACAGGGTCTCAAGAGCGTTTTTTCGACAACAAGAAACGTATATGGAAAACTATTATTAGTAATGGCAGGTACAGATCTATCTTTAATTTATACGACAGACTTACAGTAAACAAAGTCCGTGAACAAGACAGCTACTTTTTATTACCTAAATATGCCGACACACTACCAAATAAACCTGAATTAAACGCTGAAATGTATCCTGCCGAAAAAGCTTTTAGAGAACAAAAATATGATTTAGCACTAAAAGGGTCAAAATCGATCAAAGGATTTCAGCAATTAGCACACGAAACACCCTCTAAACAAAGCAGACTAGCTGCAATTTATGGGGGTATATGCGCACTGCACCTGCAAGAATATCAATTAGCTGTTCAATTACTATCATCCGTAAAAACAGAAGATCGTTTCTTTTCAATTATATCACTAGGTGCCCAAGGCGATGCGCTATCGCAACAAGGAAAACTTAATGAGGCACTTAATAAATACAAAGCAGCAATAAAGGACAGCAACAACTTCATCATCACTCCACACTACATACTCAAAATTGCAGCAATTTATGCATCCTTAGAAGAGTATGATAAGGCTATAAGTCACTTAAAACTAATCAAAGAAGATTATAAACAGGCACCACAAAGAAGAGAGGCCGAAAAGCTTTACGGTTTTTTAAAATATAAAACGCAAAAAAATGAAATTATTAAAAACTAGGCAGCGCAACCATTAGTATAACACGCCACATACAAAAAATAACAAAAATTTGTATATTAACTTATAGTGTGTTATATTTGAAATAAATTACTAACAACTAAAAACCAAAATTATGATTTGTAAATTACCATTAAAAAATGCTGAAGATCAGGCATTGGTTGATGATGTGGTATATGAATACCTCGTCAACCACCCCTATTTAACTAAAATTAAATTTCTTGAAAACCTGCGCCGCCATAGCCGCGGGTATGCATTTTTTCAAAAAAACTGGAAGCAATCAGATGGTTCATATAAAAATGAAACAATCTATTTGCAAAAGGTTGTAGCTGAAAAATTCATCAAAAAACCTGATGAAGAAAGACGTTACTGGGTGCGTTTCATAAACGGAAATCCACTTGACTGCCGTATCAAAAACCTTGAATGGTCTACCCTTTCAAATGTTGTTCGCAACACAAGCAAAACCGACAATCAATTTGGCTACAGAGGAGTTGTGAAAAACTCAAACAAATACCAGGCGATTATTTATGTAAATCGCAAAGCAATTAACCTCGGGTCATTTGACACACCTGAAGAAGCCGCATTGGCATACAACAAAAAATCAATTGAGCTATTTGGTGTAACCAAAAGCCTAAACAAAATTAAAACCAAGAAAAAATAAATTATGAATAGGTTAATATTGGTGATTTTGGTGGCTTTCGCATTTATAGCAGGATGCAAGAATGAGGAAACCACTATAAAGGAAGATGCGAAAGAGCTTGTAAAAATAGAGAAACAAATCGTTGATTTAACCATTAAAGCAAATAGCAATGAAAATCCCATGCTAAGCAGAAAAGCAGATTCGTTAACAACCGTTTTACAAAAACGAAGCAATGAATTGCAGTTAAAATACAAAAAGCTTAACAAAATAAAAGATTTTCAAGAAGCTTACCAAAAGGTAAAAGAAGAGGTTTTTAAGAAATAACAAAATCGCTTTTACATAAAAAACCTGTGGTTAGCCACAGGTTTTTTTTTGAGATCATGGTGCAAATACGTCATATCTGGCAGTGTCTAATTAAATATAAAAAATTCATAATAAATTTTACCTTTGTATATAGCAGCATTTTTACGGGTCTAATGACTCAAATTGGTATACCTATGAAAAAATACATATTCATATTGCTTATACTTTGCACTGGATTAAGCAGCATTGCTCAACGCCCTTCAAAAGATTTTAAAAAACAATTTCTTGAAGGATACAGCGAACTTCAGTATGGAGCCTATGCGCAAGCATTAAAACACTTTGAAAAAATTGAAGAAAGAGGTGAAATAAATGCCAATGTCAACTTCAATATTGGCTTGTGCTACCTGAACCTACTGGGCGACAAATCAAGGGCAATACCCTACCTGGAAAAAGCCATCACAGACATTTCCGGGAATTACAAAGAAGGTTCCTACCGGGAACTGCAAGCTCCTCCCGAAGCCTTATTTTATCTTGCTAAAGCTTACAGAATCAATGTTCAGCTCGATAAAGCAATACAAACATACACAGAATATAAAAAGCAACTCGATGATGGCGATGTTTACTACCATGAATTTGTAGAGCTTCAAATACAAACATGCAAAAATGCTAAAGAGCTGATTAGCTCCCCGATACCTGTTAAAAAAACTAATCTGGGACATGTGATAAACGATAGCGATGACAACTTTAACCCCGTCATAACGCCCGATGGCAAAACAATGATATACACAACACTACAAAGAGTATATGACAGAGAATTGCAACAGGAAACTTTTTATGAAATAATTAACTATACAACAAAAAACGAGAACGGGGAATGGGCAGAGCCCCAGGATATTACATCAAAAATAAATTCAGACGGATATCTTGCTACAGTAGGGATATCTGCCGACGGCACACAAATGTACTTTTTTCGCGATGATTATGGAGATGGGAATCTTTACAAAGCAGAAAAAAAGGGATACAGATTTACCGAAATCGAGGAACTTGACCGCGACATTAATTCACGCGATTGGGAATCACATATTTCTCCGGCCCCCGACGGAAAAACATTTTATTTCACCAGTACAATGAAAGGTGGCAAAGGAGGAAGAGACATTTATGTAATAGAAAAAGACAGTAAAGGAAAATGGAAAGACCCTGTTAACCTTGGTAGAGCTATTAATACGCCATTTGACGAAGATTGCCCTGTAATTTCGGAAGATGGCAAAACACTATACTTTTGCTCTGAAGCACACAACAGCATGGGTGGCTACGATATTTTTTATTCAAAAAAGAATGCAGTGGGAGAATGGACTACACCACTTAACATTGGGTATCCAATTAATACAACTGATGACGATATTTTCTTTATGCCTTATAAAAACGGTAAGTTTGCCCTCTTTGCCCATCGAGACCCCGATGACACTTTTGGAAGAAAAGATATTTACCGCTACCAGCTTAAATTTGATGAAGGGGAAGATGTTCCTGAAACAGAAGCACCGGAATTAGCTGTGGTTGCAGACGAAACAGATACAGATAAAACTAAACCTGAAGAAAAACAATCAGAAACAGACACAACAATATTAGAAGAAACTGAAGAAGAGTCCACAGAAGAAGAAACACTGGAAGAACCACTTATTACAGAAACAGAAGTTAAAGAGACAACGGAAACTGCCAAAGATCAAGAGCCAGAATCAGAACAAAATCAATATGCATCTTTTGATATCAGAGGAATTATTCTACTACAGGACAACCAAGATACCAACGTTAACTTCAACGTCAGAGTAATTGACCAGCAAACCAATGCAATGGTAACCTCCACAAAAGCGTCTGGTGACGGAACCTATTCCATGACTGTACCTCCGGGAGATTACCTGGTTACTTTTGAGGGACCCGGATATAAAACCCACCAGCGTTCGGTAAGCATACCTCCAGACT is a window of Salinivirga cyanobacteriivorans DNA encoding:
- a CDS encoding HNH endonuclease, producing the protein MICKLPLKNAEDQALVDDVVYEYLVNHPYLTKIKFLENLRRHSRGYAFFQKNWKQSDGSYKNETIYLQKVVAEKFIKKPDEERRYWVRFINGNPLDCRIKNLEWSTLSNVVRNTSKTDNQFGYRGVVKNSNKYQAIIYVNRKAINLGSFDTPEEAALAYNKKSIELFGVTKSLNKIKTKKK
- a CDS encoding NAD(P)H-dependent flavin oxidoreductase — its product is MNRITKLFNITYPVVQGGMVWCSGWRLAAAVSSAGGLGLIGAGSMRPELLIEHIRKIRASGVTNFGVNIPLLYSYAEEFINIAIREQIPIVFTSAGSPKKYTKLLKDHGIKVAHVVSSAKFAVKSEQAGVDAVVAEGFEAGGHNGREETTTLTLVELVKQSVSIPVIAAGGIASGRAILAVQNLGAEGVQIGSLFAASEESSASAQFKEAVIQAKEGDTILALKKLAPVRMLKNNFCNMVLEQENTGASKEHLLNLLGKGRAKRGIFDGDMEEGELEIGQSSSMVSVIQPVRSIMKTLIAEYREASNEFYSYF
- a CDS encoding gliding motility-associated C-terminal domain-containing protein, which codes for MNFFKSGFIIKLNRLVLALLFFVIFGNLLKGQPVIEPPVIDSISVDTAANGVYHCVLGWKPYDWSGYDIDSSGFIVRDVIPGSGYANPDTIFNANATFYMDYSSDPVNETQGYGLVAFSIVNGEFLKSEIEDQFSRNIRLQVVNYDSCTASVSLSWNDYYSDEAPSGTEEPAYTLKAISLTDSRVAETTINSYTFENLNREETYQFRLTIDPDGFSSSSNPVNVLITTPEEPSKPYIETLSNSENFITTGAIHADDMVTDYLLLMGSIDPATVFDTVDEFHVENRPYTFSESRYGANITYYYVAAFNTCGINPVYSDTINTIVLSAADNGDYISLQANGLGKTDVQYKLYRQANGETTIFDAGSEPILYDDYSVFDLTLSNPAVRYHIEASLGDSVIVKSNPVEVKILDDLLWPNAIIAGEPGMDGAFKAIPQRSLPASYNLKIYNKWGDLIFETNDIDNAWRGRYKGSFVMSGGYLYVATYKFSEKKEKVVRGTVTVIH
- a CDS encoding OmpA family protein translates to MKKYIFILLILCTGLSSIAQRPSKDFKKQFLEGYSELQYGAYAQALKHFEKIEERGEINANVNFNIGLCYLNLLGDKSRAIPYLEKAITDISGNYKEGSYRELQAPPEALFYLAKAYRINVQLDKAIQTYTEYKKQLDDGDVYYHEFVELQIQTCKNAKELISSPIPVKKTNLGHVINDSDDNFNPVITPDGKTMIYTTLQRVYDRELQQETFYEIINYTTKNENGEWAEPQDITSKINSDGYLATVGISADGTQMYFFRDDYGDGNLYKAEKKGYRFTEIEELDRDINSRDWESHISPAPDGKTFYFTSTMKGGKGGRDIYVIEKDSKGKWKDPVNLGRAINTPFDEDCPVISEDGKTLYFCSEAHNSMGGYDIFYSKKNAVGEWTTPLNIGYPINTTDDDIFFMPYKNGKFALFAHRDPDDTFGRKDIYRYQLKFDEGEDVPETEAPELAVVADETDTDKTKPEEKQSETDTTILEETEEESTEEETLEEPLITETEVKETTETAKDQEPESEQNQYASFDIRGIILLQDNQDTNVNFNVRVIDQQTNAMVTSTKASGDGTYSMTVPPGDYLVTFEGPGYKTHQRSVSIPPDYGLPKVTLDVELTPKPVASGEYVLMRGVLFDYNSTQLNREARIRLEKLYKVMNQNPQLYVEVTGFSDPTGNASYNQNLAAKRARNVINYLVNKGISRDRFIAKSKGEQQPLVSASNPNPEAQRYNRRVEINVIKTGDTKITYEEFNVPEHLKFGDKAVQLQYTVLLTDSPKPLSPGAFKKVEAQGVSNVWIFPSVQGYFYTIGKYPSRAKASELVNKAADMGFPNARIINYRELEQKKHQGNIASQKRFEKTSQKDGKYTIQLLALKVPVDISYFKNIEGVERIKGPDGIYRYISGKYDYKTAQRKRKELLENGYAGAFIMNLNYYHK